A region of Corvus cornix cornix isolate S_Up_H32 chromosome 3, ASM73873v5, whole genome shotgun sequence DNA encodes the following proteins:
- the LOC109146227 gene encoding gallinacin-8-like yields the protein MQEEEDGREKVKNSHCFKCLGTFPLSQHLLHLVALNLAMKIFSLFFAVLLLMLQGTSGFLRAPSTEVQCRQAGGVCSSDRCPPPHTRPFGHCQQGIPCCRTVYD from the exons atgcaggaggaagaggacgGCAGAGAGAAGGTGAAGAATTCTCATTGCTTCAAGTGTCTGGGGACATTCCCATTGTCCCAG catCTGTTGCATTTGGTGGCACTGAATTTGGCCATGAagatcttttcccttttctttgctgttctgcTCTTAATGCTCCAGGGCACTTCAG GTTTCCTGCGTGCCCCCAGCACTGAGGTGCAGTGCAGACAGGCTGggggagtctgttccagtgaccgctgccccccaccccacacGAGACCCTTcgggcactgccagcagggaaTTCCCTGCTGTAGGACCGTG tatgaTTAG